Proteins encoded within one genomic window of Rhodobium gokarnense:
- a CDS encoding TRAP transporter small permease → MPVIRWLDRNVERVVILVSYTVMALIVFVEVIRRFTINEQAPWSSTIPVYLFLWIVWAGCAYNVRIRTHLRFDELRVRLPYTVQFLCLLLDAALWIIFSAIVIYFTVHQVQLARDNFAIVQGTDDVMQWWFYLATPLAFSLLIVRVLQNVYEDVAKYRRGESLDIQTSILGD, encoded by the coding sequence ATGCCCGTCATCCGGTGGCTCGACCGCAACGTCGAGCGCGTCGTCATCCTCGTGAGCTACACGGTGATGGCGCTGATCGTCTTCGTGGAGGTGATCCGTCGCTTCACGATCAACGAGCAGGCGCCCTGGAGCAGCACCATCCCGGTCTACCTGTTCCTGTGGATCGTCTGGGCCGGCTGCGCCTACAATGTGCGCATCCGCACCCATCTGCGCTTCGACGAACTGAGGGTCCGGCTCCCCTATACCGTGCAGTTCCTCTGCCTCCTGCTCGATGCGGCGCTGTGGATCATCTTCTCCGCGATCGTCATCTATTTCACCGTGCACCAGGTGCAGCTCGCCAGGGACAATTTCGCCATCGTCCAGGGCACCGACGACGTCATGCAGTGGTGGTTCTACCTGGCAACGCCGCTCGCCTTCTCGCTCCTCATCGTGCGCGTCTTGCAGAACGTCTATGAGGACGTCGCCAAGTACCGGCGCGGCGAGTCCCTCGACATCCAGACCAGCATTCTCGGCGATTAG
- a CDS encoding TRAP transporter large permease, which produces MDQQTLIFLISIGVTLLFLIGVPIFLVIGFWVIGVSIVIDFTLANLGVTLYEGLNFFGLLALPLFILTGDLINGAGIAKRLSDFAYSILGWLRGGLAMAALGACGLFAAISGSNSATTAAIGSIMHPEMVKGGYDENFAAATAASGGTVGIIIPPSIIFIVYGFLMNLSISDLFIGGLLPGVMMVAAMQAACWWICHKNGWGHLIQLRLKRIIGTAFGAWLGFFAIGLVLWGIYTGAFSPTEAAGVTAGFCAIAGLVCYPIHKVLMRIQDRRGRPQVGDDVAPDAEGGAHVAEIDSRGILGNLVVPGFSPLELPTLIMRSGQITGLLAPLIAISVVMQQILTLLGAKAFVTGMLGELGGYYAILFACMGIVLIAGTILESLPNTIILAPILAPIAASIGVDPIHFAVIFLIGDAIGFITPPYGLNLYVASGITGIPYFRLLRYTMPYLFALIAVWVIVALVPQLSTILLFNTGAGVYQ; this is translated from the coding sequence ATGGATCAACAAACCCTCATCTTCCTGATCTCGATCGGCGTCACGCTCCTGTTCCTCATCGGCGTGCCGATCTTCCTGGTCATCGGCTTCTGGGTCATCGGCGTCAGCATCGTCATCGACTTCACCCTCGCCAATCTCGGCGTCACCCTCTATGAGGGCCTCAACTTCTTCGGCCTTCTGGCGCTGCCGCTCTTCATCCTTACCGGCGATCTCATCAACGGCGCCGGGATTGCCAAGCGGCTGTCCGATTTCGCCTATTCGATCCTCGGCTGGCTGCGCGGTGGCCTCGCCATGGCGGCGCTCGGCGCCTGCGGCCTGTTCGCGGCCATCTCCGGCTCCAATTCGGCCACGACGGCGGCGATCGGCTCGATCATGCATCCGGAAATGGTCAAGGGCGGCTACGACGAGAACTTCGCCGCCGCGACCGCTGCTTCCGGCGGCACCGTCGGCATCATCATCCCGCCGTCGATCATCTTCATCGTCTACGGCTTCCTGATGAACCTTTCCATCAGCGACCTGTTCATCGGCGGCCTGTTGCCGGGCGTGATGATGGTCGCGGCCATGCAGGCGGCGTGCTGGTGGATCTGCCACAAGAACGGCTGGGGCCATCTGATCCAGTTGCGCCTGAAGCGGATCATCGGCACGGCCTTCGGCGCCTGGCTCGGCTTCTTTGCCATCGGCCTGGTGCTCTGGGGCATCTATACCGGTGCTTTCTCGCCGACCGAGGCGGCGGGCGTCACCGCGGGCTTTTGCGCCATTGCCGGCCTCGTCTGCTATCCGATCCACAAGGTCCTGATGCGGATCCAGGACCGGCGCGGGCGCCCGCAGGTCGGCGACGACGTCGCGCCGGACGCGGAGGGCGGCGCCCATGTGGCGGAAATCGACAGCCGCGGCATCCTCGGCAACCTCGTGGTGCCGGGCTTCAGCCCGCTGGAGCTGCCGACGCTGATCATGCGCTCCGGCCAGATCACCGGTCTGCTTGCGCCGCTGATCGCGATTTCCGTCGTCATGCAGCAGATCCTGACGCTGCTCGGCGCCAAGGCGTTCGTCACCGGCATGCTCGGCGAACTGGGCGGCTACTACGCCATCCTCTTTGCCTGCATGGGCATCGTGCTGATCGCCGGGACGATCCTGGAAAGCCTTCCCAACACCATCATCCTGGCACCGATCCTGGCGCCGATCGCCGCCTCCATCGGCGTCGACCCGATCCACTTCGCCGTCATCTTCCTGATCGGCGATGCCATCGGCTTCATCACCCCGCCCTACGGCCTCAACCTCTACGTTGCCAGCGGCATC